ACGGCGGGCGTGGCGACGTTTTCATTCAAGTTCACCGACAGGCAGACCGGCAAGCAGCGCACCGGATGGCTGGGCCTTTATAATCCCGAGACCTTCACCGTCGAGGATGCCCGCACCAAGGTCTACGGGCTCATGGGCATGGGCGGCGATGCGCTGGTCGAGACCTTCCGCGACCGGAAAGCGCGGCAGGCGAAGCGCGGCAAGACCGTCGATGAGATCATCGAGGAGCGGATCGCGTGGATGCAGACGCCGGTCCGCAAGCCCGACGGGGAAATGCGGCCCCGGATCGAGACGTGGGAGAACGTCGCCAGCCACCTGCGGCGATTTCTCAGCCCCCGGCTCGGCAAGAAGCTCGCGGGCGAGGTCACCAAGCACGACATCGCGACGCTCTCGAACGACATCGTCGCCGGCCGGCACGGCGGCAAGACGTCGGTCGCCAACGCCCGCCACATGCGGCGCGCGGCCTCGGGCCTGTTCAAAACTGGGCGGCGGAAGCCGGCCGCGACTACGTGACCGCCAGCCCCTGCGTCAACCTGCCGAAGCTCGACCCGGAACATCCGCGCACCCGGGTTCTCTCGCCCGACGAGATCAGGATTTTCTGGCACGGCCTCGATCGCGACGACCTGCCGTGGGATCGTCGGACCCGCCTCGCGCTCAAGTTCGAGTTGGTTACCATGCTGCGATCCTGCGAACTGCTCGGCGCCAGCCGCGACGAACTGTTCGATCTCGACGGCGACAATCCGCGCTTTGACGTGCCCTTGAAGCGGGTGAAGAAGCGGCGGGTGATCCAGCAGCCGCTGCCCGACCTGGCGGTCGAGATCATCAAGGAGGCTCACCAGCGACAAGCAGCAATACGTCTTTGCGAGCCCACTTGGCGATCAGCAAATGAACCGCAGAGCCATGGCAACTGCGCTGCGCGGCACCAAGGTCAAGGGCAGGGTGAAGACGCCCGGCATCTGCGCGCTGCTCGGCCTCAAGCCATTCACGCCGCACGACCTGCGCCGGACGGCGGCGACCTTGGCCGGCGACCTCGGCTTTGATGATGCGTGGATTGCGAAATGCCTCGATCACGCCGCGAGCAAGAAGTCAGAGCAGATCGTGCCAAGCGTCACCGGCAAGGTCTACAATCACTCCAAGCGCATGCAGCAGAAGCGCGCTGTGCTGGACGGCGTCGCAGCCGAACTACGGCGGATCATCGCCGAGCCTGCCGAAACCGAACTGCGTCTCGTCGCCTGACCACCAGCCCGACCCAGAGATGGGTCGGGCTTTTCTGTCGAAACACGCTGAAGCGCGCCATTTGGCCACTGGTGCGCTTGCCGGGCGCGCTGGGAGATGGGCTGGGCCCTTGTGTGAATGCATGGGTGGCTGTCTTATTGAGCCAGGTTTATCGGCCCGGCCGGGTTTTCCGATTTGGCCAACCAACGACAGAGCGAGCATCGACGGTCAGGCTGACAGCTCCTTCGGAACGAAAACGCAGCTTACTGTTTGTCTTCAAAAACGGAGGCCCCTCATGGCTTCTCGCGTAGCAGACGTTGCGTGCGCTTCCGCTTGGAGCACGTATTTGATGGCCCACGCAGACGTCGATAACGATGATGTTCGGCTTATGGCGCTGCATCGGTACATCACCAATCTCTGCGAGTCCGGCGAGCAAGACCCTATTGCTCTTCAAAAGGCTGGGCTGGCGCATCTGCACCGGCTCGACCAGTTGGTGCAGAGCGGGAGGAGCGACTCGCGAGATATCGAGCTTTGAACAAGACGGTCTAAAAACGCCCCCCTTTTCTCCGGGGCACCACGCGAGACACGCTCTCGCGCCAGTTACTTGCGCGTTCAGAAACATCCGCTGCTTGATCTATGCTGCGGATCTCCGCTCCGACAGGAACCTCAGCCTAGAGGGCGCGCAATTAACGCCGCCAGCTGCCTCTGAAATCCGTCGATCTCCCTTAATGCATTCTGTCGCTCTGATCCCTCGGGAAGTCGTCGCGCGGCTTCGCATAGGCCCGCCAGTAATTGCACCAGCTCCTGCAATTCGTGAGTCTCGGATCTTCCAACTGCGCGTCGGCTCAACGTTGTGTCCTCACGGATACGAATGGATCATCGATGCCGTTGCCGCGCAAACACTTGTCGCGGCAAAAGCTGTTCAACGTTAAGTAGCGCCAATTTCCAGCTCTTACTTATGTCGAATGAGAGGATCAGCCTCCGGTTTGCCGCATAGATTTACCAGGAAATTGGCTCTGCGTGACGTGACACGCAGCCGCCCATGCGGCCCATGGGCCACGCTTACAGATGCATCTGCGACAGGCGTACCCCCACGGCGCTAGCCCTGATTAGCTTCCTTAGAGCCCGAATTGACACTGGCGCTCTGGGCAAAAGCCTTTTTGATTGAAAGCACTCGCGCGGGCTGCGGCGGAACCGGACGACTGGAGCCCGGCAGTCGCAAAGAACAAAGGCTTGGCGGGCGGGTTACGCCGCCAGGCCTTTTCTTCGTTGGGCTTGAGCGGCCCCTGCCCGATGATGCGCTCAAAGATCGTGATGCGCGGCGCGGACAAGGAAGATCGGGCAGCGACGCATGGCAGCAACCAACACCCTCATTAACCTCTGATCGTTGTGTTACTACTTCAACGCTCCGCTTAAGAGGGGCAAATATTTTTGAAAGAGTTTTTAGGAGGGAATGCCATGCGAAGGTATGTATTGGCCTTACTGATCATCACTTCTGCGCCGTCCGCATTTGCAGGTGAGCTACCAAAGGCAGCTACGACTACACCGCCTGCTGGTCCGGCGTTAACAACGTGATCACCTTCTCCAAGACACACACCGCGGCGAGTTACGAAATGACGGGTATTATCCGAAGCACCTCTCCAGGTGGGTTGTTTGACAAGAATACTTTCCACTGCGTTGGGATGAATGCCTCTCTTGACGGGAAGAACACAAGGTCCACCGTATGCGAGGGTATCGATGCAGACGGCGACAAGCGCCTGTCATATTTTTCGCTCGGGAGCGATGGAAAGATCATCCGAGAAAATATCACCGGCACCGGGAAATATGAGGGTATGGTCGCAACCGGCACAGTCCAACCATTGGGCCCGTTTCCGGTCGTCAAAGCCGGAACGTTTCAGGACTGCAATCATCAGACTGGCACGTATAAGCTAAAGTGAGTCCCTAGCGAGAATGGCCGCCGCTGATTTCTGTTCAGCGGCGGCTTCCGCAGCTACGTCGAGCCGTGAAAGTTCCGTGATTGCGTGCGGTTTGGCGGACGATCTGCTCAGTGCTCCGATGACGCGCAATGACGCGGCGACTGATCGGGCGCTGTAGGCCGTGGCGCGCCGTCGAAGTTGCGGGCCAAAGCAAAAGCCCGGCCGCAAGTTGAGGAAGGCCGGGCGATCGGAAATATGAATTTGATGAACGCCGCGATTATGCTGCTGTGCGCGTAGAACGTCTCTCCCGGGGGAATACGGGTGGCAGGCGGCGCCTAGGCGCACCCCGTTTGAGTTGCGACGGCTGTTAGCCACCGGGCCGATGCAAAAACGTATCCACGGACGCAGCTAATCGGTCCGCAACTTGCGTGACGGCCGGCGTGGACTGCTTTTCGAGCGTTAGCGCGCCGACGGGATGCACCACCAGTGCAGCACCAGCGGTGAAGGCAGCGATCGCAATTGCAGCAAGATATTCGATCCTCATGGCGATGGTCCCTCCCATCGGCCCCACGAATTAACCGGACACTTTCAGAATTGGTTCCCGAGCGCGAGTGAGTTCCTATGGGCGATCGCCCGGCAGGGATCGCTGCCCGGCTTTTGCATGATCAATGCTTTGCGCTCAATAGGTTCCTCATTCCGATCGCGATCAGAATTGGGAACGAAGAGCCTTGCCAGGACTTTAGAAGCCATGAGACCGCCGCTCGCTGGTGAACAACCCGGCGCATGTCGCGGATAGCCAAAGGTCGCTACCAAAGACCCGCTGTTGTCAAAACAAGCGCGCGCGCAAGATAGCCAAAAGCGGCGGTCTCCGGTCTTATTCAAAATCGCTAGCCGCGCCCCGATCAGTCGCGGGGGAAGCGTACTGTCGGCCTGCCGGTGGCGTTGTTCATACCGGAGGCTGTGTTATGCGCAACCGCATCGACATCGACTACGTCCACAGCCGGACCATTGTTCGAGTGATTGGCAAGGGACTACGCGCGTCGCTGAAACCAGAACCGGAACTCTCGCCGAGGCTCAAAATGCAAATCGATCGGCTCCGCGAATTGGAAGAGCAGTCACCCTCAATCAGTCCAGCGGCTGAGCGCTGGGACAAGTCTCGCCGTTGAGCCGCCCTGGGACAGACAGCACGGACGGCTCCGGCCGAACAGGGACGAGCAATGCCATCGGCGAAGCGCCGGGCGTCAAAAATTTTGCAAGAATACGCAGAGGCGCAATCCGAATTGATCGGCAAAACCGTCGTCCTTACCGACGGAAAGGCCGGCATGGTGGAGAACGTTTGGCTGGATGAATTGCACGGGCTTCGGATTTCGATCAAAGGCCATGATGGAAGATGGCCGGTCTCAACCATCAAGCTTGTGGAGAGCTAGACCTCGCAGGCCAGCGATAGCCGGCGCGCTAAGCGGCCTCTTTGATCGGCGCGCAGGCCGTGAGCCGGATTTTTCCAGCATCCGTAAACTGGAAATACGTCCGCACGCGCTTGCCGTCATATCCCCGATAGTCGAGCGAAACACCGTCTTCTTCGGGCATCAATGCGTCGATCTCGAAAGCATCGGCTCCGGATGCCGCGAGCCTTTGACTCCAGTACCATTTCATCGCGGTTCGGCCTTGAAAGCTCCCGCCCTCGCAGCACTCGACCGTAGCCGTCTCATCATAGAGGTCTAACAAATCATCCAAGCGACACTGCTTACAGGCGTCGATCCAATCGACAACAATAGCGATAGTATCGAAGCCGTCCCGAGCATTCGACATAGTCCACCTCCTCGTTCCTTCCCGCCGAGATGGCTAGGGACTCTGGCCTGAATGGACTATGAACCGGCCCTGATTGTGCCGAATATTTTTCAAGTTCCCGCAACCATCAATCTTGTACCGCGTCAGCCTCACGCAAGGAGCGCGAATGGCTGACAACAAGCAAAAGCAAGAACTGCAAGAGATGGTGATGCGCTACCGCATGATGGAGCGCGAGGCCACTGACCCGCTCGCCATCCGTCTCTTGCGCGACATCGTTGCAGAACTGGAAGCGGAGCTACAGCGGTCCGACGAGTAGTTCCGGATCATGCGAAGGCCCGGCAGCCATCGAGAATGCGCGCGGCCGCGAGTGGGCATTTGAAAGGTACTGTAGGTTCCTCCGCCGGCCCCGGGTACGCGGGACCGCCCGCCTTTTGCGTATTTCCCGAAGCCGTTTCCGGGCTTTGTTTTGGCCTGAAATGGCGCAAAACCGGGCCAGAAACCCGCGCTTTTGGCTCACAAATCGACCAATCCGGCGGTGGAAATGGATGCTTTGACGCGATCGAGCGGCGTGGAGATGTGGCCGATCGGGCGGTTGCGGCCCTATGCGCGCAATTCGCGCCGGCATTCGCCCGAGCAAATCGAGCAGATCGCGGCGTCAATCCGGCAATGGGGCTGGACGATGCCGATCCTCGCGGCCGACGACGGCATGGTGCTGGCCGGTCACGGCCGATTGGCCGCCGGGAAGCAGTTGGGATTTACCGAGGTCCCGGTCATTGTGGCGCGCGGTTGGACCGATCAGCAAAAGCGCGCCTATGTCATTGCTGATAATCGGCTGACCGATGCCAGCGATTGGGTTGACGAGATGCTGCGGCTCGAATTGGCCGACCTCGTGGAGGGCGGTTTCGAGATCGCGCTGACCGGCATTACCGAGGACGAGCTATCGAGGCTATCGGTCGGGGTCGGCGAATTGGAGCAGATGCCCGAATTGCCGGACGGCGATCGGTCGCCTTTCCGCGACATGACGTTCATCCTGTACGGGGAGCAATTCGGGATCGTCGAGCGCGCGATAGCCAGGGCGACCAAGCCGCGCGCCCCGGACAATCCCAACCGATCGCCGCAAGGCAATGCGCTCGCCGCGATCTGCGCCGAATATCTAGTGTTCTGTCCCGTTAGTTCGTAGCATAATAATTGCATGGGTTTCGGGTGTCCCGATCGAAGGAGATACCCGATGCGCACCGGACGCCCGAAGGCGATGCTGACGATTTCCGGCGATGAACGCACACAGCTCACGGCCATAACACGGTCGCGCTCGCTCCCTGCGGCGCTGACGCTGCGAGCAAAGATCGTGCTTGCCTGCGAACGTGAGCCGAGCAACGCCCTCGTGGCGACGCGGCTTGGTATCGGCCCCCATACGATCGGCAAATGGCGCAATCGCTTCATCGCAAATCGCATCGAGGGTCTCTACGACGAGATGCGTACCGGCAGGCCTCGCACGGTTGCGGATGAGGCTGTGGCAGAGCTGATCACCAAGACACTCGCTCGCAAGCCCAAAGCCGCAACCCATTGGAGCGTGCGCGCCATCGCCCAAGAGACGGGAATTGCCAAAAGCACGGTTCATCGCCTGTTCCAACTCTTCGGTCTGCAGCCTCACCGTACCCGCAGTTTTAAACTCTCGACCGATCCCTTCTTTGTCGAGAAGTTGCGTGACGTCGTCGGGCTCTATCTCAATCCGCCTGATAAGGCTGTGGTGCTTTGCGTCGACGAGAAGAGCCAAATTCAGGCCCTCGAACGAACCCAGCCCATGCTTCCTATGGGGTTCGGCTACATCGAAGGTGTCACCCACGACTACCAGCGTCATGGCACGACCACCTTGTTCGCCGCCCTCAACGTGCTCGACGGCGAAATCATCGCTCAATGCAAACCCCGCCATCGCCACCCGGAGTTCCTCGCCTTCCTGCGTCACATCGAAGCTAACGTGCCGGACCAACTGGACATCCATCTAGTCGTTGACAACTACGCCACCCACAAGCATCCCAAGGTCAGGACCTGGCTCGCCCGCCGGCCGCGTTGGCACATTCACTTCACGCCAACCTACGCCTCCTGGCTCAACCAGGTCGAACGCTTCTTCGCGCTCATCACCCAACGCGCCATTCGGCGAGGATCGTTCGATTCCACCGCCGACCTCATCACAAAAATCGACCGCTTTATCCGCACCCACAATGCAAATTCACGTCCCTTCGTTTGGACCGCTACCGCGGATTCCATCCTCCAGAAACTCGCGCGACTTTGTCGACGAATTTCCCGGGACAGAACACTAGAGCGCGTCTCATAAATCGAGTTTGATTGGTGCGGCTTACGCGATGTCCGCCATGCCCCGATACCGACCAAACACCGCAGCGCAGCGAAGTGATGCGATGGGCCATGAGCCGACATCGCTCCAATCAAGCAGCGATACTTGTCAGGCTCCTTAGCGGCCGTAGGGGAAGCAGCGGTTGCGATTGAGTGTGAGACCGAAATGCGCTCCCAGCGCAGCGATGGCCGCGTCCTGCTGAGGATAAGGATCGGCATTGGATGCGGCAACGATGATGATCTGGAACCCGCCGCGATCCTTGCCACCCGGTGGCAGCATCGCTGTAGTCAGTGCATTGCCCTCCCTGTCGCGCAACGTGAGGAAAAGCGGCATCTCTCGCTGTACATGGGCCTCGAGGCCGATGTCGCGCTCGATCGCGTTGGGCCGCTCCGGACGCCAGGACTGGACCGCCTTCTCCCGCTCGCGGCGGAAATATTTCTCGACTGTGTGGCTCATCAGGCGCGACTCATGCACCGCTTCACCTTCCGTCTCGATACGGAACCAGGTCTTACCCTTCGGCGCGTCGCAAACATACTGCATTTCGCCCGTCCTGCGATCGCCGCAACTCTAGGGCGGCGGGCCTGCAAAGCCAATATGAAATTCGCTCCCGTGTATAACGCTGCACGATCGTATAATCGGAAGTTCGGCTGCAACACCGCGCGTAAAGAGATCGGGAACGAAATGCCTCGGCGCAACTTGGACGCATAAGGCCGTCGCTCGCCGTCAACTACACGGCGCATGTCGCGGATAGCCAAAGGTCCTACAACTGGACCCGGCGTTCTCAAATGCAAGCGCTCGCGCAGATAGCCAAAAGCGGCGGTCTCCAGTTCCATTGAATGGGCAGCTGTGCTCGCAGGCGGAAAGCCAGCGGGAGGGGCGGGCGCTTTTTTCGGTGCCGAAGGACACTTCGCTATGCCCCACCGCATTGACATAGACCACAAACACAGCCGAGCAATTATTGGAGTGATTGGCAAGGAACTGCGCGCGTCGCTGAAGCCTGAGCCGGAACAACCGGAGAGTCTCAGAGCGCAAATCGAACGGCTGCGGGAATTGGAGGAGCGCTCATCATTAATCGTTCCCACTGACGAGCAGCGACCAACTTTCTTGGCTCGGAAAAATCCCGGGAACTGGCTGGGAGATCAATATTCTATGGGCCGATGGCGAAACGGAAGTAATCAAGGGTTTTATTACGGAGCATGATGCGGTTAAGTGGGTTGCTGAGTACTCAAAGGCGTGGCAGCGAATTACGGATGACAAGCCATCCGAAACGCCCTAGCGATGCCGAACCAAGCTAGTCAGGTCGAGCCGGACCGCGATCTTACCAACGAGGCCAATACTGGACCAAGGTGCTCGGCGTGATATAGAGAGACCAAACCAGCTTCGACCGGAGAGCTTATCGAGAACGTTGGCCTGAAGCTGGAGGGACATCAAGCCCAATGCGGACGTGCTTTTTTAATCCAAGGCGACTGACCTAATCAGATTTTGAATGCTTGGCACAGCGCGGTTGTGATGAACGGCAAGCGAGATACCCAGCGCCAGATTGGCATGAAGGCGGGAACAATCTTGTTCGGCGGCTCTGGTATCGACTGTTTGGTCCGTAACATGTCAGTCGGCGGTGCGAATCTTGAAGTCGAAAGCCAAATCGGCATCCCCGGTTCATTTGATCTTGTTATTGAAGCCGAGCATAGTAACCACCGTTGTCACGTCGTTTGGCGGAAGGCACGCCGGATCGGCGTTGCATTTGATTAGCCATCATTTCAAGGGGCCGATGCGGCCTTGCCCCACAGCTTGCGGCAGGAGTGCGACGGCCGTGTTCTCGGCATCATCGGTGCGGTCGATGCTGGCGTAGATTTATGATCACGCCGATGACGCACCGCTGCCACATCCTGCACAAGTGAAGTGATTGCTAAGTCTGGGGTCGTGCGAGAACGGCAAGGCGGCGCCTGCCTACACTATCTACGACTTCAGCCGATCCACGGTTCCTGGATGCCGCGCGCCGGATCTGGTGGCTGGGTGATGGACAATCTCTCTACGACGTGCTGGGACCCGGGTTCACACTGATCCGGCGCGATCCAAGCATCGATGTCGGCCGTTTTACGGCGGCGGCAACGGATCGAGGCGTGCCGTTCAGCATTGTGGACATAAACGCAAATGAGGCGGAGACATCGCTTCGGGCCCAAGAGCCGACATCGTCACTTTTTGTTTTTGCAAGTGGTGCAAGCGAGACAGTACCGCCGTTTGCCTGAACAAGATGAAAGGGGGCAGCCTGAGGTGGCCTTAATTCCGCTAGCGGACGAAATCGAGAACAAGCTTAGCCCGCAGTACCGGGCCGTCGCCGTCGCGGACCTCGATTGACATTCGGTAGTTCGGACTGTCCTCGCCGAACCCCCGAGTGACATCCCTTGCTACGTC
The DNA window shown above is from Bradyrhizobium sp. ISRA464 and carries:
- a CDS encoding PilZ domain-containing protein, producing MNGKRDTQRQIGMKAGTILFGGSGIDCLVRNMSVGGANLEVESQIGIPGSFDLVIEAEHSNHRCHVVWRKARRIGVAFD
- a CDS encoding ParB/Srx family N-terminal domain-containing protein, producing the protein MDALTRSSGVEMWPIGRLRPYARNSRRHSPEQIEQIAASIRQWGWTMPILAADDGMVLAGHGRLAAGKQLGFTEVPVIVARGWTDQQKRAYVIADNRLTDASDWVDEMLRLELADLVEGGFEIALTGITEDELSRLSVGVGELEQMPELPDGDRSPFRDMTFILYGEQFGIVERAIARATKPRAPDNPNRSPQGNALAAICAEYLVFCPVSS
- a CDS encoding PRC-barrel domain-containing protein — protein: MPSAKRRASKILQEYAEAQSELIGKTVVLTDGKAGMVENVWLDELHGLRISIKGHDGRWPVSTIKLVES
- a CDS encoding Arm DNA-binding domain-containing protein; amino-acid sequence: MTTITTTDPSGKRARNGSVILTDRLCEKRVAKRVKFYDRKCPGLYVSITTAGVATFSFKFTDRQTGKQRTGWLGLYNPETFTVEDARTKVYGLMGMGGDALVETFRDRKARQAKRGKTVDEIIEERIAWMQTPVRKPDGEMRPRIETWENVASHLRRFLSPRLGKKLAGEVTKHDIATLSNDIVAGRHGGKTSVANARHMRRAASGLFKTGRRKPAATT
- a CDS encoding IS630 family transposase, whose protein sequence is MRTGRPKAMLTISGDERTQLTAITRSRSLPAALTLRAKIVLACEREPSNALVATRLGIGPHTIGKWRNRFIANRIEGLYDEMRTGRPRTVADEAVAELITKTLARKPKAATHWSVRAIAQETGIAKSTVHRLFQLFGLQPHRTRSFKLSTDPFFVEKLRDVVGLYLNPPDKAVVLCVDEKSQIQALERTQPMLPMGFGYIEGVTHDYQRHGTTTLFAALNVLDGEIIAQCKPRHRHPEFLAFLRHIEANVPDQLDIHLVVDNYATHKHPKVRTWLARRPRWHIHFTPTYASWLNQVERFFALITQRAIRRGSFDSTADLITKIDRFIRTHNANSRPFVWTATADSILQKLARLCRRISRDRTLERVS
- a CDS encoding nuclear transport factor 2 family protein translates to MSNARDGFDTIAIVVDWIDACKQCRLDDLLDLYDETATVECCEGGSFQGRTAMKWYWSQRLAASGADAFEIDALMPEEDGVSLDYRGYDGKRVRTYFQFTDAGKIRLTACAPIKEAA